Proteins from one Dama dama isolate Ldn47 chromosome 12, ASM3311817v1, whole genome shotgun sequence genomic window:
- the SPESP1 gene encoding sperm equatorial segment protein 1, which translates to MGEGRGGPRETRETWLLVLFRLRGVATSPRIRVGRGSQGVTVTPDEEQNLNHYVQVLQNLILSVPTKEPGRQKKSKSPNNVNSIGPRVSRVKEINYTHDVSPGDNDVLINPVSEETTTFPTRGFTLEIDKKKRTKSTAFWSIKPNNVSVVLHAKEPYIEKDEPEPEPEPEPEPEPEPTERRTEAPKQVPSVTEPSQDVTSLSRSTDFDTVMEEEDVPQLSGDNGMDYLESHDVYNEDVLKRIADINSQLHHIPLPESYKPEYRADIRASKEHLKRSLALAVAAEHKLEKMYKSQMLPQGRSSGGIYDIVTVINMLYNSRYKLSEYLDIKYVPSEMRGKATVVVRTLKKILCVGHGEETHNLLKQLINNNIKILHILDTHDKDDSG; encoded by the coding sequence gagTAACTGTGACGCCTGATGAAGAACAAAACTTGAATCATTATGTACAAGTTTTACAGAACCTAATACTAAGTGTTCCCACTAAGGAGCCAGGTCGTCAGAAAAAATCAAAGTCTCCAAATAATGTTAATTCCATAGGACCGAGAGTATCAAGAGTTAAGGAGATAAATTATACACATGATGTAAGTCCAGGTGACAATGATGTTTTAATCAATCCTGTCAGTGAAGAAACTACAACTTTCCCTACTAGGGGCTTCACACTGGAAATAGACAAGAAAAAACGTACTAAAAGCACAGCATTCTGGTCGATTAAACCAAAtaatgtttctgttgttttacatGCAAAAGAGCCTTATATTGAGAAAGACGAGCCAGAGCCAGAGCCAGAGCCAGAGCCAGAGCCAGAGCCAGAGCCAACTGAACGTCGCACTGAGGCACCAAAGCAAGTGCCAAGTGTTACTGAACCAAGCCAAGACGTCACCTCTTTAAGTAGGAGCACTGACTTTGATACCGTCATGGAAGAAGAAGATGTTCCTCAGCTCTCAGGTGACAATGGAATGGATTATCTTGAATCACATGATGTGTATAATGAAGACGTTTTGAAAAGAATTGCAGATATTAATTCACAGTTGCATCACATACCTCTTCCTGAGAGCTACAAGCCAGAATATAGAGCGGACATTCGAGCCTCTAAAGAACACCTAAAACGAAGCCTTGCtctagcagtagcagcagaacataaattagaaaaaatgtataaatccCAGATGTTACCACAAGGACGAAGCAGTGGTGGAATTTATGACATTGTAACTGTTATTAACATGCTGTATAATTCTAGATATAAATTATCTGAATATTTAGATATAAAATATGTTCCATCAGAGATGAGAGGGAAAGCTACTGTAGTAGTCCGTACATTGAAAAAAATACTATGTGTTGGTCATGGAGAAGAAACTCACAACCTCCTTAAGcagttaataaataataatataaaaattttacacATACTTGATACTCATGACAAAGATGATTCAGGCTAA